In Bacillus sp. E(2018), the genomic window CCTCATTGTCATCCGTTTCAACTTTATAATCCCCAGTCGCTCTCGCGATATGCATTGCAGCGTGGAACGTCTGTATTTTTAGCCGATAACTTTATGCTGCTTTTTGAAATGAATATTTCGAAAGCGCTTTCTTTTATGGAAGACATGAACGACCTGCCTTCTAATTTCTTTTGGTGGTGTCGTTATGACGCACAAACTGAGCTCTTAGAAGAAGAGAATTATTTTTCGGAAAAAAGTGTGAGACAGCTGCTTGAGAGCCCCTATGTTCTTCAAGGTGGTGAATTAACGAGCTGGCCACGCGTTCTGCATGGCGATGATACGCTTTTGCATTGGATGCTGAAGACGAAGAAAGCAGGTAAGAAGATCGAAGGACATCTGCCAGGAGCTTCTGAGAAAACATTAACAGCGATGACGCTGCTCGGTGTTGATTGTGATCATGAGGCGATGACAGGTACAGAAGTGATGGACCGATTGAATGCCGGGCTACAAGTGTCGCTTCGTTATTCTTCGATTCGTCCAGATCTGCCGAAATTATTGCGTCAGATGAAAGAAGAAGGCATCACGAACTTTGAACGAATTTTTATGACGACTGATGGTTCCACTCCTGCTTTTTATGAAGAAGGGGTTACAGATAAGATGCTGCAGATCGCGCTGGAAGCAGGGCTTGATCCAGTGGATGCGTATATGATGGTCTCTTATAACGTGGCTAGATATTATGGTCTAGATCACCTCTTTGGCATGGTTGCTGCAGGAAGAGTCGCACATTTAAATATTTTAGATGACGTAACAAATCCTCTCCCTGAATCTGTTTTGGCAAAAGGAAAATGGATGAAACGTGACGGGAAAGATGTTAGTGACGATCGTGACTTTCAATTTGATTGGGAAGGTCATGGCATCAAAAAAAGAGAGATCACATGGGACCTCCAAGATGAAGATTTTCAGTTTTCAGGTCTCGTTGGAATAGAAATGTACAATAGTGTCATCACACGGCCATATAATGTATCGATCAATCCTTTTTCTGAAGAGATTAACGGAGAATCAGACGAGTGTTTCTTAATGCTGATCGATAAAGAAGGAAAGTGGAGAATCAATACAGTCGTAAAGGGTTTTGCGAAAAATCTGTATGGATTTGCGAGCTCGTATTCCAATACGGGAGATCTTTTGATCATCGGAAAAAGCAAAAAAGATATGGCTGTGGCGTTCGAACGCTTGAAAGAAGTCGGCGGAGGCATCGTTCTCGCGGAGAGAGGCGAGATCGTCGCTGAGATAAAACTTCCTTTAGCGGGAGGAATGTCGAATCTTAGTATAGAAGAACTAGTGGTAGAAGAGAAAAGATTAACGAATGCACTAAGAGAAAGAGGCTACCAATACGAAGATCCGATCTATTCGCTTTTGTTTTTCTCATCCACACACTTGCCATACATCCGCATTACGCAAAGAGGCATTTACGATGTTAAAAAGAAAGGGTTACTCTTTCCTTCGATTATGCGTTAATATAGAAAAGGATTGGGCAAAATAATACGATACAAAGGTAGTGAGCCCAATGAAAAAATGGTATCTCATCTTGATGTCAATCATGATGGTATTAACGCTGTCTGCATGTAAAGACGCAAGAGATAAAGTTTTAGAAGACGGTAAAGTAGATAAAGCTGAAGCTACGGATTCAAAAAAAGAGGAGTTTTCTTCTGTTTATCCACTCACTGGCTTGGGAACGAATGAAGAGGTAGATCATCAAGCGGTTTCGGTCATGGTGAACAACCACCCGAAAGCACGCCCGCAATCTGGACTTCATAAAGCTGATATCGTATACGAAGTATTAGCTGAGGGAGAACTTACACGCTTTTTGGCTATCTTCCAAAGTGAGATGCCAGAAGTAGTAGGACCGGTTCGCAGCGCGAGAGATTATTACATCGAGCTTTCACGTGGCTACAATGCGTTATTCGTGGCACACGGGTTCAGTCCAGAAGCGAAAGAGATTCTAGATAGCGGAACGATTGATCACCTGAACGGAATGGATTACGATGGAATTCTTTTTAATCGGGCTGATTTCAGAAAAGCGCCTCACAACTCTTACATCACCTATGAAAATATTCAAAAAGGGATGGAGAAGATTGGCGCCGAGCAATCAGATCATCTCGATATGCTTGCGTTCTTAACTTCTAAAAGTGCTAAAGCTATAGAAGGTGCATCTGCAAAAGACATTCAAATCTCTTATGCAGGTGGGGAAACAGTAGGATTCACGTACTCTATTAAGAAGAAAACGTACGCGAGAAGCAGCAACAATGATCCAACGATAGATCGTGAGACCGAAACACCCATTACGGTTAGCAATGTATTCATTGTTGAAGCGGCACACCGGGTAATCGATGATGCCGGCAGACGAGAGATCAACTTAACGTCAGGCGGAGATGCGATTCTGATTCAGAATGGTGTCGCACAAAACATTTCGTGGAAAAATGAAGATGGAAGAATCGTTCCGGACGGTGGAGCGTTCGTTCCAGGAAAGACATGGATTAACATTGTACCGAGTGGAATGACAGATTCGGTTAAGATGCAATAAAAAGGAGTGCATGTTTCATGCAAATTGATAAATTACGAGGAAAAGCATTAGATCAGCTTTTTGAATCGGTTTTGTCGCTAAAGGATATGGAAGAATGCTATCGATTCTTTGATGACCTTTGTACGATGAACGAGATTCAATCTTTGGCACAGCGACTTGAAGTAGCGCGCATGCTTCGTGAAGGCAAAACCTATCACAAGATCGAGAGCGAAACGGGAGCGAGCACCGCAACCATCTCACGTGTAAAACGTTGCTTGAATTTTGGAAACGACGCATACGCGATGGTACTCGACCGCGTTCATGAAGAAGAAGAAGCAAAATAATGAGACGAAAACCTGCCTGAGAGGTGGGTTTTTGTTTTTTGTGAAGGTAGGGTAGCGGGAGGGAATTTAAGTTTGTCGATAGATATCGAGGATTGTAGACTCGTGGATAAACTGGAAAAACTTTTGGATTCAACGCTAAAACTCGTGGATTGAGCACTCAAACTTGTGGATTGAGAGCAAAAACTTTAGGATTCAGGCTGAGCACAGTATTTTTCCCACTCTGTAAACCTCAAAATGTAAGCTTGGCGGCAGCCAAGCACCCATATATACTTTAAATATTGAC contains:
- a CDS encoding adenine deaminase C-terminal domain-containing protein; this translates as MNQHIAFWTKAQMRKQVAVIQGELAPSLVLTNATYLNTALKKWVKANIWILQDRIVYVGEKMPEHTKGTEITDLEGKFVVPGYIEPHCHPFQLYNPQSLSRYALQRGTSVFLADNFMLLFEMNISKALSFMEDMNDLPSNFFWWCRYDAQTELLEEENYFSEKSVRQLLESPYVLQGGELTSWPRVLHGDDTLLHWMLKTKKAGKKIEGHLPGASEKTLTAMTLLGVDCDHEAMTGTEVMDRLNAGLQVSLRYSSIRPDLPKLLRQMKEEGITNFERIFMTTDGSTPAFYEEGVTDKMLQIALEAGLDPVDAYMMVSYNVARYYGLDHLFGMVAAGRVAHLNILDDVTNPLPESVLAKGKWMKRDGKDVSDDRDFQFDWEGHGIKKREITWDLQDEDFQFSGLVGIEMYNSVITRPYNVSINPFSEEINGESDECFLMLIDKEGKWRINTVVKGFAKNLYGFASSYSNTGDLLIIGKSKKDMAVAFERLKEVGGGIVLAERGEIVAEIKLPLAGGMSNLSIEELVVEEKRLTNALRERGYQYEDPIYSLLFFSSTHLPYIRITQRGIYDVKKKGLLFPSIMR
- a CDS encoding DUF3048 domain-containing protein, encoding MKKWYLILMSIMMVLTLSACKDARDKVLEDGKVDKAEATDSKKEEFSSVYPLTGLGTNEEVDHQAVSVMVNNHPKARPQSGLHKADIVYEVLAEGELTRFLAIFQSEMPEVVGPVRSARDYYIELSRGYNALFVAHGFSPEAKEILDSGTIDHLNGMDYDGILFNRADFRKAPHNSYITYENIQKGMEKIGAEQSDHLDMLAFLTSKSAKAIEGASAKDIQISYAGGETVGFTYSIKKKTYARSSNNDPTIDRETETPITVSNVFIVEAAHRVIDDAGRREINLTSGGDAILIQNGVAQNISWKNEDGRIVPDGGAFVPGKTWINIVPSGMTDSVKMQ
- a CDS encoding YerC/YecD family TrpR-related protein, producing MQIDKLRGKALDQLFESVLSLKDMEECYRFFDDLCTMNEIQSLAQRLEVARMLREGKTYHKIESETGASTATISRVKRCLNFGNDAYAMVLDRVHEEEEAK